The Camelus ferus isolate YT-003-E chromosome 32, BCGSAC_Cfer_1.0, whole genome shotgun sequence genome window below encodes:
- the ALDH2 gene encoding aldehyde dehydrogenase, mitochondrial, with the protein MLRSAAVAASRFGPRLGRRLLSAATTQAVPAPNQQPEVIYNQIFINNEWHDAVSKKTFPTVSPSTGDVICHVAEGDKEDVDRAVKAARAAFQLGSPWRRMDASNRGRLLNRLADLIERDRSYLAALETLDNGKPYVISYLVDLDMVLKCLRYYAGWADKYHGKTLPIDGDYFSYTRHEPVGVCGQIIPWNFPLLMQAWKLGPALATGNVVVMKVAEQTPLTALYVASLIKEAGFPPGVVNIVPGFGPTAGAAIASHEDVDKVAFTGSTEVGHLIQVAAGNSNLKRVTLELGGKSPNIIMSDADMDWAVEQAHFALFFNQGQCCCAGSRTFVQEDIYTEFVERSVARARSRVVGNPFDSQTEQGPQVDETQFKKVLGYIKSGKEEGAKLLCGGGAAADRGYFIQPTVFGDVQDGMTIAKEEIFGPVMQILKFKTIEEVVGRANNSKYGLAAAVFTKDLDKANYLSQALQAGTVWVNCYDVFGAQSPFGGYKLSGNGRELGEYGLQAYTEVKTVTVKVPQKNS; encoded by the exons ATGTTGCGCAGCGCCGCGGTCGCGGCCTCCCGCTTCGGACCCCGCCTGGGCCGCCGCCTGCTGTCGGCCGCCACCACCCAGGCCGTGCCGGCCCCCAACCAGCAGCCCGAAGTCATCTACAACCAG ATCTTCATAAACAATGAGTGGCATGACGCCGTCAGCAAGAAAACCTTCCCCACGGTCAGTCCATCCACCGGGGATGTCATCTGTCATGTAGCTGAAGGGGACAAG GAAGACGTGGACAGGGCAGTGAAGGCTGCCCGGGCTGCATTCCAGCTGGGCTCGCCTTGGCGCCGCATGGATGCGTCCAACAGGGGCCGGCTGCTGAACCGCCTGGCCGATCTGATTGAGCGGGACCGGAGCTACCTGGCA gCCTTGGAGACCCTGGACAATGGCAAGCCCTATGTCATCTCCTACCTGGTGGATTTGGACATGGTCCTCAAATGTCTCCG ttacTACGCTGGCTGGGCTGATAAGTACCATGGGAAAACCCTTCCCATTGATGGGGACTACTTCAGCTACACCCGCCACGAACCTGTGGGGGTATGCGGGCAGATTATCCCG TGGAACTTCCCGCTCTTGATGCAAGCATGGAAGCTGGGCCCAGCCTTGGCGACTGGAAACGTGGTTGTGATGAAGGTGGCTGAACAGACTCCACTCACTGCCCTCTATGTGGCCAGCCTGATCAAGGAG GCTGGCTTTCCTCCTGGTGTGGTCAACATTGTTCCTGGATTTGGCCCCACAGCCGGGGCCGCCATTGCCTCGCATGAGGATGTGGACAAAGTGGCCTTCACAGGCTCCACTGAG GTTGGCCACCTAATCCAGGTTGCTGCAGGGAACAGTAACCTCAAGAGAGTGACCCTGGAGCTAGGAGGAAAGAGCCCTAACATCATCATGTCAGATGCTGACA TGGACTGGGCCGTGGAGCAGGCCCACTTCGCCCTGTTCTTCAACCAGGGCCAGTGCTGTTGTGCGGGCTCCCGGACCTTTGTGCAGGAGGACATTTACACCGAGTTTGTGGAGCGGAGTGTTGCCCGGGCCAGGTCTCGTGTGGTTGGGAACCCCTTTGACAGCCAGACTGAGCAGGGGCCTCAG GTGGATGAAACCCAGTTTAAGAAGGTCCTTGGCTATATCAAatctgggaaggaggagggggcaaaGCTGCTGTGTGGTGGAGGGGCGGCTGCTGACCGTGGCTACTTCATCCAGCCCACCGTGTTTGGAGACGTGCAAGATGGCATGACCATTGCAAAAGAGGAG ATCTTCGGGCCAGTGATGCAGATCCTGAAGTTCAAGACCATAGAGGAAGTTGTTGGGAGAGCTAACAATTCCAAGTATGGGCTGGCCGCAGCTGTCTTCACAAAGGACTTGGACAAGGCCAATTATTTGTCCCAAGCCCTCCAGGCTGGCACTGTGTG GGTCAACTGCTATGATGTGTTTGGGGCCCAGTCCCCGTTTGGTGGCTACAAGCTGTCTGGGAATGGCCGGGAGCTGGGAGAGTATGGGCTGCAGGCGTACACTGAAGTGAAAACC